From the Streptomyces syringium genome, one window contains:
- a CDS encoding sugar ABC transporter ATP-binding protein, translated as MHDTPDISPLPGRTPKPLVRIRGLSKRFGGTLALDAVDLDIGSGSVLALLGANGAGKSTLIKVLAGVHHADEGAVTVAGHPLGTEAASRAMSFIHQDLGLVGWMTVAENIALGTGYPRRAGLVSWRRTRRQCAEALGTVAAHLDPDTVVADLTRAERSLVAIARALCTRAELIVLDEPTASLPAADCDRLFDVLHTLRDQGHAIVFVTHRLDEVYKVADTFAVLRDGRIVSHGPLAGHGPARLVHDIVGYEPGGHRLAAPAAGPAVLSLEHVRTESTGPVSLRLRAGEVLGMVGLTGAGHMELGRALAGSRPIVGGRALLEGRPYRPGTVTAAVDAGIGFVTSDRQEEGCAAELTVRENFLANPGARGRGLRGRHWISPGRERAEATALIERFAVRPRDSEVPIATLSGGNQQKVMIGRWLGLSRRLLILEEPTAGVDVGAKAAIYGLLHHALAGGLAVLLVSTDFEEVAGVCHRALVFVRGTVTAELSGDALTVAALAGAASHMDALTGTPGR; from the coding sequence GTGCACGACACTCCTGACATCAGTCCCCTCCCGGGCCGTACCCCGAAGCCTCTCGTCCGCATACGCGGTCTCAGCAAGCGGTTCGGTGGCACGCTCGCGCTGGACGCGGTCGACCTCGACATCGGTTCCGGCAGCGTCCTGGCCCTGCTCGGCGCCAACGGCGCCGGGAAGTCCACCCTCATCAAGGTGCTCGCGGGCGTCCACCATGCGGACGAGGGCGCGGTGACCGTCGCCGGGCATCCGCTCGGCACCGAGGCGGCCTCCCGCGCCATGTCCTTCATCCACCAGGACCTGGGACTGGTCGGCTGGATGACGGTCGCCGAGAACATCGCCCTGGGCACCGGATATCCCCGCCGGGCGGGGCTCGTGTCCTGGCGGCGGACCCGTCGGCAGTGCGCCGAGGCCCTGGGCACCGTCGCCGCGCACCTCGACCCGGACACCGTCGTCGCCGACCTCACGCGGGCCGAACGCTCCCTGGTGGCCATCGCCCGCGCGCTGTGCACACGAGCCGAGCTCATCGTTCTGGACGAGCCGACCGCCAGTCTCCCGGCGGCGGACTGCGACCGGCTCTTCGACGTCCTGCACACCCTGCGCGACCAAGGCCACGCCATCGTTTTCGTCACCCACCGGCTCGACGAGGTGTACAAGGTCGCGGACACCTTCGCCGTCCTGCGCGACGGCCGCATCGTCAGCCACGGGCCGCTCGCCGGCCACGGCCCCGCCCGGCTGGTGCACGACATCGTGGGCTACGAACCGGGCGGCCACCGGCTCGCCGCCCCCGCCGCGGGCCCCGCCGTGCTGAGCCTCGAGCACGTACGGACCGAGAGCACGGGGCCGGTCAGCCTGCGCCTGCGCGCCGGTGAGGTCCTCGGCATGGTGGGCCTGACGGGCGCCGGGCACATGGAACTGGGCCGCGCCCTAGCCGGCTCCCGGCCGATCGTCGGGGGGCGAGCCCTGCTGGAGGGCCGGCCGTACCGGCCGGGCACGGTCACCGCCGCCGTCGACGCCGGCATCGGCTTCGTGACCAGCGACCGTCAGGAAGAGGGCTGCGCCGCCGAACTGACCGTGCGCGAGAATTTCCTGGCCAACCCCGGGGCACGGGGCCGGGGGCTGCGGGGCAGGCACTGGATCAGCCCCGGCCGCGAGCGCGCCGAGGCCACCGCACTGATCGAACGGTTCGCGGTACGTCCCCGGGACAGCGAGGTCCCCATCGCCACCCTGTCCGGAGGAAACCAGCAGAAGGTCATGATCGGCCGGTGGCTCGGGCTGAGCCGACGACTGCTGATCCTGGAGGAGCCGACCGCCGGTGTGGACGTCGGCGCCAAGGCCGCGATCTACGGCCTGCTCCACCACGCGCTGGCCGGAGGTCTCGCCGTACTGCTCGTCTCCACCGACTTCGAGGAGGTCGCAGGCGTGTGCCATCGCGCCCTGGTGTTCGTCCGCGGGACCGTGACGGCGGAGCTGAGCGGTGACGCCCTCACCGTCGCCGCCCTGGCCGGCGCCGCCTCGCACATGGACGCCCTCACCGGGACGCCCGGACGGTGA
- a CDS encoding SpoIIE family protein phosphatase, protein MGLVAQDIGPVLAREQFLGGGSVEGAVRNPILSSWQRSRSLGLAPDGCELPFVQDLDLDGRLVRAATPVMDRLRVMFDGRSMNVALADERGAVLQRRFGEPSMVRQLAPIQSVPGFVFDEKFGGTNGIGLAIAERRLINIYGAEHFAERSQTNACSAIPVRDLLSGRIEGVLCLGYPHTDADPALDIVIRKAAGVIERRLLEQSSVRERALLQAYLDAKALVPAGDASGNGQLDELAASGLDWRDQMLLKEQATELISSAQRAAVEVSLPGGRRVTLLSRPVTSASGVEGIVIEVVLPSGHERLTISTEAEAEAEAEAEAPPGLLTRQAGLTPTVPSLGPLPGPAPGRAATAARPPRTADAGTSGLLLVGEPGVGQYAVAARRRLELLSEASTRIGTTLDVSRTARELAEMAVPRLADYVTIDLPEAVLRGEEPTDPRKDLHRTVVHGIRDDCPFYPAGERVDLQPVTPQLRCLTSGEAVLEPDLRSAAGWIAQDPVRARRLLDHDVHSLITVPLLARGIVLGIASFYRARDPAPFGDDDRSLAQELATRAAICIDNARRYTREHTMVLALQHSLLPRGFPEQNAVEVAHRYMPAESGVGGDWFDVIPLSGTRVALVVGDVVGHGLHAAATMGRLRTAARNFAELDLAPDEVLTHLDNLVGRLDREECGEDPSSGNIGIIGATCLYAIYDPTSQLCTMARAGHPPPALVGPDGAVTFAELPAGPPLGLGGLPFETAEFHLPEGSQLVLYTDGLIEDRDRDFDTALEQLRRALAHPNRSPEETCRAVVEAVAPAHHADDIALLVARTHTLDPHRIATWDLPSDPALVSSVRGSVTRRLAEWGLEEVAFATELLLSELVTNAIRYGSDPIQVRLLYDRTLTCEVSDASSTAPHLRHAATTDEGGRGLFLVAQLSQSWGTRYTAEGKVIWAECALEVPAAKAVPAEVFFDNIDDIPAI, encoded by the coding sequence ATGGGGCTCGTGGCCCAGGACATCGGCCCCGTTCTCGCCCGTGAGCAGTTCCTCGGCGGGGGGTCGGTGGAGGGGGCGGTGCGCAACCCGATCCTGAGTTCGTGGCAGCGTTCCCGGTCCCTGGGGCTCGCCCCGGACGGATGCGAGCTCCCCTTCGTCCAGGATCTCGATCTGGACGGCCGTCTCGTCCGCGCGGCCACGCCCGTGATGGACCGGCTGCGGGTCATGTTCGACGGCAGGAGCATGAACGTGGCCCTCGCCGACGAGCGCGGGGCCGTACTGCAGCGCCGTTTCGGCGAGCCCTCCATGGTCCGGCAGCTGGCCCCGATCCAGAGCGTGCCGGGCTTTGTCTTCGACGAGAAGTTCGGCGGGACCAACGGCATCGGGCTGGCGATCGCGGAGAGGCGTCTGATCAACATCTACGGCGCCGAGCACTTCGCCGAACGCTCGCAGACCAACGCGTGTTCGGCGATTCCCGTCCGGGACCTGCTCAGCGGCCGCATCGAGGGAGTCCTCTGCCTGGGCTATCCGCACACCGACGCGGATCCGGCGCTGGACATCGTGATCCGTAAGGCTGCCGGCGTCATCGAGCGCCGGCTGCTGGAGCAGAGTTCCGTGCGGGAGCGGGCCTTGCTGCAGGCGTACCTCGACGCCAAGGCCCTCGTACCGGCCGGCGACGCGAGCGGCAACGGGCAGCTGGACGAGCTGGCCGCGAGCGGGCTGGACTGGCGTGACCAGATGCTCCTCAAGGAGCAGGCCACCGAGCTGATCTCCTCGGCCCAGCGGGCCGCCGTCGAGGTGTCCCTGCCCGGCGGCAGGCGGGTCACCTTGCTGAGCCGCCCGGTGACCAGCGCCTCCGGGGTGGAGGGCATCGTCATCGAGGTGGTCCTCCCCTCGGGGCACGAACGCCTCACCATCTCCACCGAAGCCGAAGCCGAAGCCGAAGCCGAAGCCGAAGCACCGCCCGGCCTCCTGACGCGACAGGCAGGCCTCACCCCCACCGTCCCGTCGCTCGGTCCCCTTCCCGGCCCCGCGCCCGGCCGGGCCGCCACGGCGGCCCGCCCGCCGCGGACCGCCGACGCCGGGACCAGCGGACTGCTGCTGGTGGGCGAGCCGGGAGTGGGGCAGTACGCCGTGGCGGCCCGGCGCCGCCTGGAGCTGCTGTCCGAGGCCAGCACCCGCATCGGCACCACCCTGGACGTGAGCCGCACCGCCCGGGAACTCGCCGAGATGGCCGTCCCGCGCCTGGCCGACTACGTCACCATCGACCTTCCCGAGGCCGTGCTGCGCGGTGAGGAGCCGACGGACCCCCGCAAGGACCTCCACCGCACGGTGGTCCACGGCATCCGCGACGACTGCCCCTTCTATCCCGCCGGTGAGCGGGTCGACCTCCAGCCGGTCACACCCCAGCTGCGCTGCCTGACCAGCGGGGAGGCCGTGCTCGAACCCGATCTGAGGTCCGCCGCGGGCTGGATCGCCCAGGATCCCGTGCGCGCCCGGCGCCTCCTCGACCACGACGTCCACTCCCTGATCACCGTCCCCCTTCTCGCCCGCGGCATCGTCCTGGGCATAGCGAGCTTCTACCGCGCGCGGGACCCCGCCCCCTTCGGGGACGACGACCGGTCGCTGGCCCAGGAACTCGCCACCCGCGCGGCCATCTGCATCGACAACGCCCGCCGCTACACCCGCGAACACACCATGGTGCTCGCCCTGCAGCACAGCCTGCTGCCGCGGGGCTTCCCCGAGCAGAACGCCGTCGAGGTCGCGCACCGCTACATGCCGGCCGAGTCGGGAGTCGGCGGGGACTGGTTCGACGTCATCCCCCTCTCCGGCACCCGCGTCGCCCTCGTCGTCGGGGACGTCGTCGGCCACGGGCTGCACGCCGCCGCCACCATGGGCCGGCTGCGCACCGCCGCGCGCAACTTCGCCGAGCTGGACCTCGCCCCGGACGAAGTCCTCACCCACCTCGACAATCTCGTGGGGCGCCTGGACCGGGAGGAATGCGGCGAGGACCCCTCCTCCGGCAACATCGGCATCATCGGCGCCACCTGCCTGTACGCCATCTACGATCCCACCTCGCAGCTGTGCACCATGGCCCGGGCCGGGCATCCCCCGCCCGCCCTGGTCGGCCCGGACGGCGCCGTCACCTTCGCGGAGCTGCCCGCCGGCCCGCCCCTGGGGCTGGGCGGTCTCCCCTTCGAGACCGCCGAATTCCACCTCCCGGAAGGCAGCCAGCTGGTCCTCTACACCGACGGGCTCATCGAGGACCGCGACCGTGACTTCGATACGGCCCTGGAACAGCTGCGCCGGGCCCTGGCCCACCCGAACCGTTCGCCCGAGGAGACCTGCCGGGCCGTCGTCGAGGCCGTGGCACCCGCCCACCACGCCGATGACATCGCCCTGCTCGTCGCCCGCACCCACACCCTGGACCCGCACCGGATCGCCACCTGGGACCTGCCCTCCGACCCCGCCCTCGTCTCCTCCGTCCGCGGCTCCGTCACCCGCCGGCTGGCGGAATGGGGACTGGAGGAGGTCGCCTTCGCCACCGAACTGCTGCTCAGTGAGCTGGTCACCAATGCCATTCGGTACGGCTCCGACCCCATTCAGGTGCGCCTGCTCTACGACCGCACGCTGACCTGTGAGGTCTCCGACGCCAGCAGCACCGCCCCGCATCTGCGCCACGCGGCCACCACCGACGAGGGCGGCCGGGGGCTGTTCCTCGTCGCGCAGCTCTCCCAGTCCTGGGGCACCCGCTACACCGCCGAGGGCAAGGTCATCTGGGCCGAGTGCGCTCTGGAGGTGCCCGCGGCGAAGGCCGTTCCCGCTGAGGTGTTCTTCGACAACATCGACGACATTCCCGCGATCTGA